In Lolium rigidum isolate FL_2022 chromosome 7, APGP_CSIRO_Lrig_0.1, whole genome shotgun sequence, the DNA window acgggcccaggcccatgacgtactctaacaaatCGTCACAACTGTAACAAGAGCATTCAATTGAATGTACTATATACTTACTCTTTGTTGGCAATGAAGTTGTCCCTCCAGTGTATCAGAGTTGTGTAATAATGGGGCCCAATATTCTCCACATGCTCTATGCTACAACATTAGGGATAGTGTAATTAATAAGCCAGCCTAGATCCATCCATGACCATGCATGAAGTAACCAATTAATCAAACATCGATCGATTGATGTGAAACGTACCAGAACCTTGATGCCGAGGTCATGGCAGCCATTACACGGGCCAAAGAAGGAAGGCAGCCGCCAGGGAATATGTATTCTTTTATGAAATCTGGCCTTTTTCTGTATTGCTCGTACCGTTCCTCTGCAATTGAGATGAACTGGACGCACAAGTAGGTATTTGCAGATAAAGGTTAGTTTGTGATCGTGTAAACCTAACTAAGGACTTGTGTGGATTAGGTGTTGACAATGATATTTATCCTGCAGTACTAACCTGGAGGACCAATATGCCATCTTCAGCCAAGTGAGACTCACAGATGGCAAAAAACTCGTCCATGTATTCATGGCCAACATGTTCGATCATACcgctgatatttactatatatcaAAGCTAACCCTCTTTGCTAAAAGGAGATTGATTTGGCTACTGTTCACTTCACGGTTTACCAAATCAGGATTAGCCACGTATAGATTTTGTCCTGTAGATAGACTGGGTACTGTAATAAATTTGAACAAGTTTGCTGAAACCTCAGGATCCGGGTTACTGTTAAACGCCATCTACAGTACCAAATTAACAGTACCAGTTTTGGGAGTCAAAGCGGTGGTTACCATCCCCTCACCGCTTTGACTGGATCCTCCAGAGATTTCCTGACCTCTCCCGTCTCCACGTCGTGTCTCTATGTGGAGTTCTCCACCAATCTATTGACCCAACATCCCACAAACACGGCGCCGCAGGACCTTCCAGTTGAACAGATCCTCACCGGCAAGAGGCCATGGCACAGGAGGCGGGCCGGCTTCCCCCAGCCCCCTGCAGCTTTGGCCGCGTCATCGTGCTGCTTCAGCCGAGAGGAATTGGCAGGCCATGGCCCATGGAGGCATCGACGGCGGCGCGCTGGGAGGGTCGGCGGCCGGGTTGGCGCTGGGTGAAAGCGATAATTGCTGTCGGCGGCCGAAGAGGCGGCGGTGCTGCTGGTGGCGCCCCCTTATTCTCTCTCCCTGGCAGCGCAGTGGAGGAGCTTCCAGCTCTCCCCTCCTCCAGAGTCCAGAGGCGGCTGCCGGCGTGGATGAGAATCTCGCCGCCATCCTCTTCTCCCCGACCTCATGTATTGGCTATAGACAGTGCGTGTGGTCACCGGCGGAGCGGCCGGATTGGAGTGGGGGCGGTCAAGCTTGCCGACCTCCGCTATCCCTGGCCGCCATCGCGATGCGCGTTTGATGTGTCGTCGGCCTCCAGGGAGTGAGAGCAGCCGTTGACGACGAAGTCGACCCAGGAGCGGTGGGCGCGGAGGTTTCGGTGGATAGCACGCCAGCGACGCGCCATAGGTACGTGACGCCTAACTCGCTGCGGCCAAGCTCCCTGCAGCCTTTGGTCGCCGCAGTTCCGTCGCGCTGCCCAAAGCTCCCTCCCGCCCCTGCTCGCTGCGGAGTTCCTCCGCACCGCGCGCAGCTCTGGGCCACCCATGCTGGACGCGAGTCCCGCCACGCCCCTGTTCAGCTCAGCCGCACCTATTTGCGGCAGAGTACTGCCGCGCTGCCCGCCCCTGTTCGATGCTCAAGACGTCGTGCCTGCACTCGCCTGGTGATGCGCGTCCGAGGCGTGGTCGGCCTGCAGGTCGTGCACCGGGTACGCCTCCAGGTCCTGCATGGGGAAATTCTTCTGCTCCTGGAGGAGGGCGTTGTCGGAGGGCTGTGTCGGCTGTATCTTCTGCCGACTGAGCCTCAACGTATCTTGGCCTGTAGGTCTCCAGGAATCCATGGTTTTCTGAACAATTTGGAAATGAGAATACCACTCCGTTTGTACATGAAGAATTTTTTTCACGTTTTCCAGAAATTTACATCTGATTGATACAGCTGTGTCCCGATCTGCTGAAGCAAAACTGACCAACATCATTTTGTGACTTCATTTATCAAACCGAATCATAATTTTGAGAGCTAGGTTGTCAGTTTGTTTTCTGAACCAAGCTAGCCCGACCAACTACGAGGTATAGTATTCGATGCTAAAGTCATGACCTGACTCCAGAAATCTTCATGCTCGCCAAACATTTTAATTAGCTCTATAGAGTAGCTCATGCCTCAGCAGATCTACATTTTATATGTTGGATCTATGTGGTGCCAGTCAGTTAGTTAATCAGTTAAGTCGTCCATTCAGGCTAACTGTCTGCTCAATCTAACGATGAACTTAGCCGACTAAATAGGGTGACTATTTCAGTGATTAGTCAGAATTTGGTCTAAAAATGCATTGCTCTGGTGAGAGTAGGAGTAGTACTAATTATATTTTGTTTACTTTGGCCTACTTAATATGTCGTATCTGCTTACTTATAGCTGCTCATTTTCCTGTTATTAATGTAATGCTGCTTCTTTCATCTGAGGTTTCAACCAGCATGTTCTGACTTAGAAGTCTGTTCATATTTCTGATTCAGAACATCAAAGCATGGAGCACCATCTGCCAGGGCTGTAAAGTATACATATGGTTGCTTATTTAATGGCCTTCTGGCTATACTATGATGCATCTGTTAGTGGTCTGAATAAGAGCTAATATGATGGCGCCAACAAGTAACAGTGTTAGTTCAGTTGTACAGCATGTGCTGACATATGCAATTTAGTCGGTATTATTTGCTACTCATTTTCATGGAGCAAAATCAGAAACCTTCTTAATAGCAGCCTGGCTATTCCAATAGACTCCATTTCTTGAATGAATTTATTAGTTCCTTACTTCTTGGTAGCTATCTAGCATCACTGCTCTTTTACTTTCTGCTTTTGTCTTGCAGATAACTGTTTGAAAGTGATATGCTCAATGGTGAGTTCTCCAGTTCTTGGTGCAGGTGTCTTCGACTTCATAGATTTGTAATCACCGTGGGGAGTAAATTTAGACTCTGCACATCAGGTCATTTTGCTCAAAGGATAATTTCATATCTTTCCTTTTTCAGTTATGTGCTAAAATGTTTGGTGAGGTATCATCTTAGTATAGTCAGGCGCATCCGGTTGGTCACCGTCGCATCTCTAATTCTATATATACATTGTGCGGAAGACATTGCCCATGGCTTCTTGGTCCCTTGCGATGAAAGCTAGGTATGCTATCTCTTTCTGATCAAAGTTATCTTATCCGTGAGTAAAAGAAAACTTTGGTCTATTGAGAAATTAATGGACGGAGTTTTCCTGCAAAGTAGCATTCAACCTTATCACCAATCAGTGTGACGGTCCATGCAATTGTGGATGGGTGAATTACAATGGATAAAACTGCCTTTCATTAACGTTGGCTACTTATTCGTTAAGAGTTCTATATATACGATTCATATCTGAAGTTGTGTTGATCAAATTAGCCAAGTCATATGCTTGAATAAATTTATATTTGACATGCTAATCCTTTGCTCATATGCTACATAGTGTAATATTATATATCAATGCGGACAGAAACCACGTGTCATTCTTTATCTCTTCATTAGCAGAATTTCTCACTTCCATATAGATGCAAGTTAAAGTATATTTACTTTGTTGCATAAAAGATGCGGTCAGAGTTTTACCCATTATTTTTTAGAGAGCATTTCTGTTGGGTTGCCTTTTGATGAGGTGTTTCAGTTTCCTGCCGTTCTTTATTTTAGAAGTTAGCTCATGGTAGTCTATGCCATGTATGTTCACTTTGTGTGTCCTCTGTTTCAGGTTTGTGTACTTATTTGTGTGCTCATTGATTTGTTTGTGCATAATATATGCATCACCATCTATTACTACGGTTTTATGAGTAATGTTTAAAGTCTAATTCCATTCCTCTTTCATGAACAAAATTCGTACTTTCATCTTCAAGTGGTACTGACTTCGATTTAGTAAAGCTGCAATTAAGCAATTTAACAAGTTTACCTTCATATCTCTCCTGTAACCGTACAACCAGACCAATTTAAATACTGCTCCTTTTGACTACTTTTCATCTGCAGGACCACTCTGCGGCTAAAAGGTGTTGTAATAGCATTATTTTGGATGCATTTGCCATTTGCCATGATGTTTTTCTTCTTAGGATTCTTTTAATTGTCTTACAGTGGGACTCATGTCTTAGTGTGTATTTTCTCGCGTGTCCATTTTTTCCTGTGTCAGATCACAACTTATATTTTACTGAATAATACTGATTAGTAATTCAGCACTTATTAATATTTTTACAGTGTGGCTTTCGCGTTACATTCGGAAATCATGTTGCTGGAGAAGCATCGAGGGACCTTGCATGCTGAGGTATATAAGGTGCTCTTCTTGGTTAGGAATTTTCAACTTCGTGATGGCAGTATTCGAAGAATTGATTGGACCTACTTATATCATGTAGCAGCTGTAGCTTGTGTCCGCATGAGTTTTTTGTAGTGGAAAGTCCAAAATCAGTAATGGTTGTTTCTGAGTGTTTTGGCTTGCTCCTACGTTGGCTGGCAGTTATGTTCTACAGCCTGTAATCGATGTGGAAGTGTTATGTGTTTTCCCTTTGAACTACAGCTGATTTGTGTAACTTCTATGTTTCaagttttttttctctttttgagaCAATATCATCTTCTATTCTTCACCTCACAATCTCATCATTGTTGCCAACCCTTTCCTGGGCCTTGCTGGAATTCTTTATTACAGCAGGCAAAGCCCGAAGGAAAGCTGCTGTCCCCTCGGCCTTCTTCCTTTTCGATGAAAAAAAAATCGATATCTCATCATAAAAAATGTTACTTAACTTAacgggcgcggcgtgtcgccgcgcTGAAACTTCCTAGTTTAATTTACAGAAGAGGAATATGTAAACACGGGTATTGTCCAAGTCACAGTGCGCATCCATAATAGTGTTAGTAATGCTTACCAGCTTATGATTGCGTCATACTTGCAAGGTGGCATTTTACGGTAGTCACACAGCAGAAAAGTTATGTGCtcctaaaaaataaaaacaattgACGGTAGAATTTTTAGCTACACTTTCACCCTACCCAAGTAAAGGGTGGAGGTCTGGAGGATAAAAAAGCTAAAATACTCGCACTAAACTTTATCAATGAACACATATGGTGGAATGGTGATTAATTACTGCTAAACTAGTAAACTGGACAGGTCTTGCGTAAAGGAGGGAGTAACATAGAACTAACCTCTAAGCCAGCTTCTTTTACTTTTTTCTCAGCGTATTTAAGCTGCTCCTCTGACAAAGTCACTCCAGTGTATTTGCAGCCAGTTTGCTTAACCACTTGTATAGCTAAACTGCCCCAGCCGCTACCGATATCAAGAACATGATGCCCCGCCTCGACTTTAGCCTTTGGTTAAACATGAATTTTGCAAGAATGAAGTACCATCAGATCATGTTCACAACATTTTCTAACTAGTAACCAATATGATGACACAATTTCTAGAGATATGGCAGTATTACCTTTGAGATTAGAAGGTTAAGTTTACGTTGCTGGGCTGCTTCTAAGCTTTCATCCTCCATCTACCAGTTTAAGTTTAGTCCATGAATTAATAAAATTACGCTACAACATTTACAAGCTGCAGAACAAATCACAAGATTTACAAACCTTGAAAATTGCACAAGAGTAAGTCATCGATTTATCCAGAAAAAGCTTGAAAAAATCGTTACTCTGCACACATATATAAAAAGACGGAACTATCAGTACTATTTGGTTTGTTATTATAAAAGCGTGGAAAGTAATGAATGATAACAAATCTTTTTGATATGTTCGGAAAACAAAAATCTCAACTCAATAAGATCGGCAATAACTATGGTATTACAATTGACCTAATCAACTAGGTATCTTAATCCAGATGGAATGTAATAATAAAAGAAGAGAGATGGGTACTGACAAGATCATAGTGCTGAGAGATATTTCGACGAGTTTGTGTTGCAGTGTTCTTCCTCGAGACATGGCGCAGAAAGTTTTTAGCATATTTCAAATTAGCTATTGCATGCAAGGGTGTCCAAGCCCTGCACACCCAAAAAAATCATATACTCCGTACATGATTAGTCAGAAACGCATAGATTCTCAGGTACCACGTCATTTTTATCAAAGAATTCATAGGAATTTAATTGAGAAATGAAGTTTTCAGAACCCTTTTCTGGCAATGCCGCGGTTCCTACGCGCATCTCTGTTAGCGATGAGAATCTGCAAAGAAATGGATCGTGGATTTGATCTGAAATGAAGAAGAAATAGCTCTAGCGATAAGCTCGTGGACTTTGGTATAGTTTTACCAGGATAAGATTCAGAAGGCCTTCTCTCTTGTCAACAAGAGAGTAACATCCATTAATATAGGCTTCTGCCCAGCCAATGGTCCCTTCTGTTGTAACCTGAGAGCCATGATAAACACATGTAGTTCAAATGAGAAGGTTGGATGAAGCAATTGCAGTGTAGTATGAAAAAGTGTAGGCAGAACAAGAGAAGAGAAGATTACCTTCCAATAGAACAAGGGGTCATGAACTCGTATGACAGATTTCACATGGCATTTGTCGCAAGCCTTACCAAAGCTGAACACACTACCTCCTTCTTCGACCAATCTGCACAAAACTATCATGGTTAAAAATATTCATAATTAGATGCGACGTAGTACATTGACTCATACAAGGACTCACATCAAGTTGCCGATGGTTATGTACTGGTTAAAAAATCTTGCAACAGCAAGGCGTGACCCAGCCTCGGTCCATGATGGAACCATCTGCTTTGGGTTCAGCATAAGCTCACATTTCTTTCCAAGCAAACCTTGAGCTGCTGCTCTCCCAGACTGCATCGATTCAATATGGCCAACATAAAAATACCTCACATAACTATTTCATCAAATAGTAAATCTAAATTATGCCACTGAAACTAAAATCATATATGTCAGGGTGGTGCCCCCATAGATGAATAAAGGAGAAGCTTGGAAATCTAGTAGCTAGCTTGGGCCATAAGCCTACTAGAGGTAAGCAAGAATATGGTTAGTTATGGTTATGATAGGATTAGGTATGTTTAGCGTTGTTAGAGATTAGTTGTTTACAGTCTAATAGAACATCATGTCTCTAAACAGGGATCAAACTCTTTGATCACTAAGCAATGGGAATAATAAACTAGTAATGCTCTAATCATAGTTTCTGACTTGTGTCCTTGTCATCTTTGGCAAGAATCAAGATGGCTTGTCAGCTCATGACTTGTCAGTTGTGCCCAGGTTAGCTGTCAActcacaacaatggtgttcgatggGGGCACTCTATCTCTGCTGTCTAGGAATAAACAATGAGATGTTTTCGTGCAGCAAATGCCTTATCCAGTTTGCCGCTCTCTTTGTGGAGATTGGGCCGACAATGCGTGAGCATGGCCATCATCTCTTTCCATCTTTGTTGACCACCTTTCCGGCATGGGAAAGCGGTGACAAGATTCGCCGAGAGGAAATGCAAGACAGGTCTAAATGACAAAATGCACAGCTTGTGCATGCAGATACCTTCAATCCATCTTCATGGAATCCATGACCTGCGATCCAAGGTAGATGAGACATTTGAGACCTAATGTTCTTTAGCTCATTTCACACCTAAGTTCAGTAATGTAGTAAAAGTATATCATACATCTAAATGCAATTTGTAACAAACATCTAATCCACAAACTGGAATTCATGAAACAGATTACCTTGATACGCCCCACAGAACCATATTCCTCTCTTTCCCTGGATCTGATCAAACTGAAGATAAGCCTTCGCCGCAGCCACAGACGGAACAGGAAGGCTTGTAGACCATTTAAGCAGTACGTGATTCGGAACACAAGGGGGGTTGAGTGTCACGAGGAAAGGCCTGATGGATTCAATTTTCTAGaagtgcaaaaaaaaaagaacaaatatACCATAGTTAATAATTAAGTAATCCATTCATACAGCTAAAGGGGCTAGGCTTAAGCTTCTATTTTGCTGCTATTCTGTGCTACAGCCTGCTCTACAGCGTGTTATATCGTGATGAAAATCTTGCTGTAGGGAAGTTACCTGAATATGGTTTAGCCAGTAAGTAACAGAAAACCCGGTACTAGTTACCCCTAGGAAATTCCAGGCGCTCCATGCCGACAGATTTCGGGGCATCAAATTTTGATCACAGTGGAGGTATATGTCCCTATGTGTCAGACAATTAGTAGATGAGATCAAACTCTATTGATGCGTTCATTTGAAAATAGTAGGCAGGTTTCACCTTTGGACATACTGACAGGCACCTAGAATTTTCAGTTCATAATGTGTAGCTTCAGTTCCTAGTACTTTGAGAGAACTAGGTGCACGGACCCCAAGGATGACACTGTCGTATGTTTCCTCTGAACCATCATTCTCCAAGACCCTGTAGCCAGCTGTCAAGATAGAGTATTGTTTTAGTTAGTGGATCAATAATATATATGATGACACCCACAATGTTTGTACAGGCAACAATAAACAAACAATAACGCATGTACCTCCATCAAAACTTGAAACAGATTTTACCAGACAGCTGGTTTTTATTCGACAGCCCATGCTTTCCAATTCTCCTTTTACCTTGTTTACATACGACTGCGAACAAGCCTTGACAGTGGGCAACTGGGCGTGACGAAACAGCTGAGAGTGCAGCGACATAGTCATCAGCTTTCAAAGACAAATTAACTATTAAGCATTCAAATGCAAGAGGAAAGGAACATGTATACAAAGTTTTGCTAGGCACCTGAAGAAGATCATGGTTACGGAAAAATGACAGCACGAAGAAAGCCGAGAGGCTCAAAACACCTTGTGATGAACATGACCAACTGCCTGCGCAGACCGGAATCTGCACCAAGTATATATTTTTCAAAACTGCATAAACGAGACACAGTGTGTTTGCACACTCAAAAACTTCTACAAGCTAACATAACCAGCTGGCCTTACCACCCCCTATACCCATCCATGTTGCACTGATTTTACTTAtaataatttgaattttttatcaaaaaGTTTCATACTATAGGAAATTGTAGTTTCCCTTCACAGTTTTTACATAACTGCCCAAAAACACATGAAAAATCATAAATTGAGTAGAGAAATTATGATGTTAgattttgcaaaaataaagggttGTTCGATACGCTAGAAAAAAGGCATAAGCAAGTAGATTAGAAGCAGTACAAGGTAAGCCTCTTGGAATGAGAGGGAATATCCATGCGACTGAATGAACTGCCCCAATGTCTCGCTACGGTCCAGATCAGGGTTATTCTCATGGTACTCCAGGTACCTTCGTTccaaagatcagacaagcagattAATTGTTATCATATATGAACACAAGGCATAGATATATGTAATGGAAGTATTATGTATGCACATGTGAACTGATGGACTGGACTGCTTACATCAGAGCCTCTTTCTTGAACCTGAGTATCTCACAGACCATGCGCCAAAAACTGGTTTTCAGTATGTTGGCTTTCTGCGCCAAGAGGCTCGAGATACCGTTGCCATTGCCCCACTCACATCCTCGTCCGCCACAATGATTTGTACTCACTGAGAACGACATGTCTGATCTCTCCATCTCCACCCCGAGCCCTTCTAACCATTCCATCATGTGGGGATATGTTACCTGCATTATTTTGATGCATATGGCACAACAAATCTTAATGAGCAACAAAAAAAAGTACTCAATCATATAATTTAGAGTTGCAAGGATCCTTCCATGTTTAGTCAAAATTACAACCAAACATGCACATTAATAAGATTGAACGCTCAGCTCGTGCCTAGGAAGAGCTTCATGTGCAGGTAGGATTCAACAATCCAAGATGCTCACCGGGTTGTCCCAAACAATCACTGATTGTATCAGACAAAGTAGAAAACGATGTTTAGATATTTACCAAACGGAGTAAACTGAATGGAATAGGGATAGGTGAAGTTCAGAACTAGGAacgttcgcaaaaaaaaaaagttcagaaCTAGGAAACAATGACTGCAACTCTACAAGACTAATCCAAATGGGCAAACGTATATGTAAAGCTCAGATCTTAATCTGGAATCGCATCACCAATATCAACTACTCCTACACTACAtcagtttgcagagaacagagattCAACCAACCGAATCCAATTGGCGCGGACACGCATTGGGTCGAGCAGAATCATCGGTGCCGAAAGTGACCGCCGTGGTTTCTTGGGGCCACCAGGGTCGGCCTCCTGGGCGTCCATGCAGGCTGGTGGAGTGACGCGGCGGCGTCGGGCGGCGGCAAGGAGAGGTGGTGGAGACCTGGGGCAAGGAAAGAGAGTGACAGGCGCTTGAGGCGAGGCAGCGACGTTCAAGGCAGCTCGACGCATCGCGGCGACGGCCGCCGTTGGTGGTGACGACGGTGTGTGAGCGTGTGCTGGAGGCCAGGAAATGACGGCGACGACGGAGGCGGCGGCCACTGGAGCACAGGGCGGTGGCCGAAGCAGAACGGGCGGGGAAGGCAGGCGGTAGAGCCAGGCCCGACCAAGCTGGGAGCCCATACCCAGGACTGCGGTACAAAGCCGAAATGAAGCCACTCCCGAAACAAAGCCGGCCCATATATCCAATCTGCACCTACATGTGATAACTATCTCAAACCAACCAAAACGATTGCATCACGCACGGAGGCACAGAGCGCCTGCTAGGGGCTAAGAGAAGGAAGTGGGAGAAGATCAATCTTCTTCGGCTCCCtctgttttcatattttttttcgaGGTCGCAACACATTTCGGGGTAGAACTTTCATATATGTCACCAAAAGTATACGATTGGATTGATATTTGAAAGATGTTTCCAACAATATGCTTTTGGTGTTATATAACTTATTTTTTATTGATCAAATTGTTAGTCAATGTTTGGGCATACAAAAACGGAAGGAGCGCATCTAACTTTGAATTAATTTCTATTAGCACCGGCTCTATCCTCTACTTTCTTGCGTTCTCAACCCCAACCCGGCGAgtgatttatctttttttttacaaTACTTGTAGCTGCTGCATTAGCGGTTCACTCGGTCTTGGATGCTCGGATGGTTGGATTTGTGCTAATTTACTGCAACGTTCAGGTGTCATCTCTCTTTTTCTATTCTATCAGATATTATTTTCTTACATAGCTTATCATGTGGTCTTGGATGCTTGGAGAGCTAGATTTGTGCTAATTTACTACAACGTTCAGGTGTCATCTCTCCTTTTCTTCTACCAGGTGTTATTTGCCAATCACAATTTATTGGATTTTTATGCATTCACATTTTTTAATATATGTATGAAATCGATTTTTCCTCCAAACTGTTGGACCTATTCATGGTGTCCGCCATTGGGTCTCTAAAAACCCCGAACCGGCAATGAATAGACCTCATGAGGGGTCAGGGGAGGAAGGAGGGGTACGGCTTGGGCTATGCAGGGAATTGCTGGCATTGAAGATTTGGGTTTTGCTTCGATTTATAGGGAGAAGTGTCTTATGAAGTGAAAAATATTTCATCAAATTTTTGAAAGAATTTAGTGAAATAACGATTTTCGCTAAAATACGAGAAAACTTAATACCGATCCAATTTTTCTACCATATTTGAAAATTCTCGTACATTAAAGTTTTAAGAAACAGAATTCAAGCATAAAAACATCTATTTCGCATTAGTCTAGTGGTAGTGGAGGGCACATGTGGTTATACGAACTGTCCTGATTTTGACTTCACGTCTTGTAAGCTAGTTTTGCTAAATTAATTTAATCGCTAAACTTTTGGTTtgacaaaaaaattgaaatttttcaaaatttcgTTAATACTGCAAAATTTGCTATATCCAGCAGAGGGTGAGATGCAGTACACCAAGGAGGTGGAGCAGCCGCATCTTTAGGCTGCCAAATGCTAGTTTGATATATGTTTTTTTAAGCTTTTGGAACTATAGTTCCCTATATTATAACAGTAGTACTACTTTTTTGGACAtgttgttttggctcataggtgtagatgcacctattatgacaaatgtattttaaatttatttcaaaatattttaaaaaaatgaaataaaagtgtGTATCCTCACATTCTATGTTAGCTCACAAAAGTTTGGCATGAAAAAACATTTTGTGTGCACTATATAAAAAAGATTTAAAAATTGTCTTGTTAAAAGCtattttggagcgtcgaattattaTTTTTACACTGGCCACAAAAAATAATACTTTTCTGTGAAACTTTGTGCGTGAACATAGAATGTCTAGAAGTACACCCtgatatttttttcagaatttttagacatTTTGAAATAGATTTTTAAATAGTgtgtgcatctacacctatgagtcAAAGTGGATTTCCCGAGATCTAGGCATGTCATGTGCAAGGTTTTTTTTATCTCAAGCAACTTGTTTATGTAGGCATTAGAATGACTGGTTACTGCGAATCTCGGAGCTCTCGGTATTTTACCATCtgagttgtttgaattcaaaattttaatACTATACATAAATATAATTGATACCCTTACTCCCCCATACTACTTACACGGTGTAGTGGTCAGCGATTTGCGCCTACAACCATCCATGGGGTTGAAACCCCACTCGCTGCATCATAAATATTTTTCTTCAGGGCTAAATAGTTTTCATTTTTATGTTGGGAAGCACCACCTACATAGAGAGTGAACTTTCCAACAAATAATGGTGCCGGGAGAAGAAACCAAACCCACGAACCCCAGTGTGTCTTGCCACCACACCCACCTATCCCATTTGTTATTATTTGATCTTCTTTTAAAGTTAAAATTAAACTCATTCGAATTTATTCTAGCGGTAGCAATGTTTTTTGGAGGTAACAAGAACTTCGATTTTCATGTCGGTTACTGAAAGTCCCGCTCAACAAAAAAATAGCCATTGGACCGACGTCGAGGGTTGCAAGGAAAGCCTCCCACCATTGATTAATGCTCTGCGTGTGAGGCAAAGGCGGTAGAAACTCGGTACCGATGAAAAATTTTCTACCTTTAAACTACGAGTAAAACACAACTACACATCACAACACCTAATGAAAACTAACTATTACACATGAACAATTTTTTGGTATTAACGCATTGCAAACTTTTTTGCATTCCTCCGGAAGCCATAGTGCTTTCTACCCTATGAACCATAGAGAAATTTTCACAAGCCTTGTAAACAGCATCGTCGTGACAACTGTGTTGAATATAATTGGCT includes these proteins:
- the LOC124670896 gene encoding uncharacterized protein LOC124670896, with the translated sequence MRVAVVGGGVSGLAAAHELLATSGGGVRVTLYEEDDRLGGHARTVAVSDGAGGEVQLDLGFMSFNQVTYPHMMEWLEGLGVEMERSDMSFSVSTNHCGGRGCEWGNGNGISSLLAQKANILKTSFWRMVCEILRFKKEALMYLEYHENNPDLDRSETLGQFIQSHGYSLSFQEAYLIPVCAGSWSCSSQGVLSLSAFFVLSFFRNHDLLQLFRHAQLPTVKACSQSYVNKVKGELESMGCRIKTSCLVKSVSSFDGAGYRVLENDGSEETYDSVILGVRAPSSLKVLGTEATHYELKILGACQYVQRDIYLHCDQNLMPRNLSAWSAWNFLGVTSTGFSVTYWLNHIQKIESIRPFLVTLNPPCVPNHVLLKWSTSLPVPSVAAAKAYLQFDQIQGKRGIWFCGAYQGHGFHEDGLKSGRAAAQGLLGKKCELMLNPKQMVPSWTEAGSRLAVARFFNQYITIGNLILVEEGGSVFSFGKACDKCHVKSVIRVHDPLFYWKVTTEGTIGWAEAYINGCYSLVDKREGLLNLILILIANRDARRNRGIARKGAWTPLHAIANLKYAKNFLRHVSRKNTATQTRRNISQHYDLSNDFFKLFLDKSMTYSCAIFKMEDESLEAAQQRKLNLLISKAKVEAGHHVLDIGSGWGSLAIQVVKQTGCKYTGVTLSEEQLKYAEKKVKEAGLEEHITFLLCDYRKMPPCKYDAIISCGMIEHVGHEYMDEFFAICESHLAEDGILVLQFISIAEERYEQYRKRPDFIKEYIFPGGCLPSLARVMAAMTSASRFCIEHVENIGPHYYTTLIHWRDNFIANKDQVLALGFDERFLRIWEFYLIYSAAAFKSRALGDYQVVFSRPGNRRLAMS